A window of the Streptomyces sp. HUAS 15-9 genome harbors these coding sequences:
- a CDS encoding aminotransferase class III-fold pyridoxal phosphate-dependent enzyme — translation MSTPDRFTVSRQLLSRAERVIPGGVWGHNKFPSVLDPDRYPWFAERGEGARLRDVDGTWYLDFMCGYGTMVNGYACQEVDQAVIEEVRLGECLSQATARSVELAELLVDTVDGAAWAAWGKSGSDATWIALLTARAHTGRSLVACVDGAYHGSHGWCAWCNPGAGRQPSDSHTVVTMRWNDIDDLNRVFATHGPELAAVAITPFHHPIPGAAVLPDPAWLRALREHCDRAGTLLISDDVRAGFRLDLRGSHAVFGYRPDLVCFSKALANGWPIAAVTGTEALREAAGNVFAAGTFWNAGSAMAGAIANLRTMRKEDAIGRMRASGEKLQTGLHALGELHGVPLQVTGPAAMPHVTVDGDDEYLWMRRFAVNLVAEGCFVHPTHNWFVSAAHGDDVIEEFLACAGRAMVRTQEELVGS, via the coding sequence ATGAGCACGCCCGACCGGTTCACCGTTTCCCGCCAGCTGCTCAGCCGCGCCGAGCGGGTGATCCCCGGCGGCGTCTGGGGCCACAACAAGTTCCCCTCCGTCCTGGACCCGGATCGGTACCCCTGGTTCGCCGAACGCGGAGAGGGCGCACGGCTGCGGGACGTCGACGGCACCTGGTACCTCGACTTCATGTGCGGCTACGGCACCATGGTCAACGGCTACGCGTGCCAGGAGGTCGACCAGGCCGTCATCGAGGAGGTCCGGCTCGGTGAGTGCCTGAGCCAGGCGACCGCCCGCTCGGTCGAGCTGGCCGAACTCCTGGTGGACACGGTGGACGGCGCCGCCTGGGCGGCCTGGGGCAAGAGCGGTTCGGACGCGACCTGGATCGCCCTGCTCACCGCCCGGGCCCACACCGGACGCAGCCTGGTGGCGTGCGTGGACGGCGCCTATCACGGCTCGCACGGCTGGTGCGCCTGGTGCAACCCCGGCGCCGGCCGTCAGCCGTCCGACTCCCACACGGTCGTCACGATGCGGTGGAACGACATCGACGACCTGAACCGGGTCTTCGCCACCCACGGGCCCGAGCTGGCCGCCGTGGCCATCACCCCCTTCCACCACCCGATCCCCGGAGCGGCCGTCCTGCCGGACCCGGCCTGGCTGCGCGCCCTGCGCGAGCACTGCGACCGGGCCGGGACCCTGCTGATCTCGGACGACGTCCGGGCCGGGTTCCGCCTCGACCTGCGCGGCTCGCACGCGGTGTTCGGCTACCGCCCGGACCTGGTCTGTTTCTCCAAGGCGCTCGCCAACGGCTGGCCCATCGCCGCCGTCACCGGCACCGAGGCGCTGCGCGAAGCGGCCGGCAACGTCTTCGCGGCCGGCACCTTCTGGAACGCGGGCTCGGCGATGGCGGGCGCGATCGCCAACCTGCGGACGATGCGGAAGGAAGACGCCATCGGCCGGATGCGGGCAAGCGGCGAGAAGCTGCAGACGGGACTGCACGCACTCGGCGAACTCCACGGCGTGCCGCTGCAGGTGACCGGGCCGGCCGCCATGCCCCACGTCACGGTGGACGGCGACGACGAGTACCTGTGGATGCGGCGCTTCGCGGTCAATCTGGTGGCCGAGGGCTGCTTCGTGCATCCGACGCACAACTGGTTCGTGTCGGCCGCCCACGGCGACGACGTCATCGAGGAGTTCCTGGCCTGTGCGGGACGTGCGATGGTGCGCACGCAGGAGGAGCTGGTCGGATCGTGA
- a CDS encoding M16 family metallopeptidase: protein MTSTDQIHLVHALDERLRTTSICLAVAYGARHDPTGHGGLAHVLEHLLMSAPVGDVGPLVQHIESLGGSANAETGLEHMLFYAQVAAEDADEVAGLLLRSLLSPALDPGTLDAERSAVLQELAAAEADPADVVQDAFLGAIFADHPLGRPVGGTVPEITALDLDTVVRGHRERFVTAPMALAVIGPRLPRPLAGLPTERRAALAPPAPVPLGAVRAGRPAWPDTFGWVAVGGRSQGLADTNRHRYAVLANLLGGSAYSVLYQELRIAAGLAYSFQAWDRGYTEAGAWRVMIGVESGNGPKAVDIVTRELSRLADEGPTDHHLLAALRHARTSLILDTETPLEHARLLASRALRHPARWDINRELAEIAAVSATDVRRAAAELLTDPVTVVRPEAR, encoded by the coding sequence ATGACCTCCACCGATCAGATACATCTGGTCCACGCGCTCGACGAACGGCTGCGGACGACGAGCATCTGCCTCGCCGTGGCGTACGGAGCACGCCACGATCCCACCGGCCACGGCGGCCTGGCCCATGTCCTCGAACACCTGCTGATGTCGGCCCCCGTCGGTGACGTCGGGCCGCTCGTCCAGCACATCGAGAGCCTGGGCGGCAGCGCCAACGCCGAGACCGGCCTGGAACACATGCTCTTCTACGCCCAGGTCGCCGCCGAGGACGCGGACGAGGTCGCCGGGCTCCTGTTGCGCAGCCTCCTCAGCCCCGCTCTGGATCCGGGCACACTGGACGCCGAGCGCTCGGCGGTGCTGCAGGAACTCGCCGCCGCCGAGGCCGACCCCGCGGACGTCGTCCAGGACGCGTTCCTCGGCGCGATCTTCGCCGACCACCCCCTCGGCCGTCCGGTCGGCGGAACCGTGCCCGAGATCACCGCTCTCGATCTCGACACGGTCGTACGAGGCCACCGCGAACGGTTCGTGACCGCCCCCATGGCACTGGCCGTGATCGGGCCCAGGCTGCCACGGCCACTCGCGGGCCTGCCGACGGAACGCCGTGCCGCCCTCGCACCACCCGCCCCGGTGCCGCTCGGCGCGGTCCGCGCCGGCCGGCCGGCCTGGCCCGACACGTTCGGCTGGGTGGCCGTCGGCGGCCGCTCGCAGGGCCTGGCCGACACCAACCGCCACCGGTACGCCGTGCTGGCCAACCTGCTCGGCGGCAGCGCCTACTCGGTGCTGTACCAGGAGCTGCGGATCGCGGCCGGTCTGGCCTACTCGTTCCAGGCATGGGACCGCGGCTACACCGAAGCCGGAGCCTGGCGGGTGATGATCGGTGTGGAGAGCGGGAACGGTCCCAAGGCGGTGGACATCGTCACCCGCGAACTGTCCCGGCTGGCGGACGAAGGACCGACCGACCACCATCTGCTGGCGGCGCTGAGGCACGCCAGGACGAGCCTGATCCTGGACACGGAGACGCCGCTGGAGCACGCCCGGCTCCTCGCCTCCCGCGCCCTGCGCCACCCGGCCCGCTGGGACATCAACCGGGAGCTGGCCGAGATCGCCGCCGTGTCCGCCACCGACGTGCGGCGGGCCGCCGCCGAGCTGCTGACGGATCCCGTCACCGTCGTCCGCCCGGAGGCCAGGTGA
- a CDS encoding nucleotidyltransferase family protein has protein sequence MDLALLYDVLDVPEENGPGHLLFEARKRHYTLPYLVLSVLARDGVPMSTAARGELDRARRRADYYRAALARVAAEEPLQVLKGPLLARSYPEDVLRPQGDLDLVTADEETLWRVVRLLLAERPEHVGVSVLGAPTRHVVVTLSRPAEDPLLDPHLRFEVATAALVGDFEAVPIRTAMPDDPLTANLLALAEERFQRPFHPRDALDIHQLGRFDRPSITELVATVAEYHLAPELTELLEFAGRLVPLGVLAPLAEALETTAAAERERRATAPAAPSPPTGATAALDDGRPLYGMQLRRHDDHAHWPLARVHRFGADALLLTPVGDYLLVTGEIVERDRYEAALRELDRITEEPA, from the coding sequence ATGGACCTGGCCCTGCTGTACGACGTACTGGACGTGCCCGAGGAGAATGGCCCCGGCCACCTGCTCTTCGAGGCCCGCAAACGGCACTACACGCTCCCGTACCTGGTGCTCTCCGTCCTTGCCCGGGACGGCGTACCGATGAGCACCGCCGCCCGGGGCGAACTCGACCGCGCGCGGCGGCGCGCGGACTACTACCGGGCTGCACTCGCCCGCGTCGCCGCCGAGGAGCCCCTCCAGGTCCTGAAGGGGCCGCTGCTGGCCCGGAGTTATCCCGAGGACGTGCTGCGCCCGCAGGGTGACCTGGATCTGGTCACCGCCGACGAGGAGACGCTGTGGCGGGTGGTCCGGCTGCTGCTGGCCGAGCGGCCGGAGCACGTGGGCGTCTCAGTGCTGGGCGCGCCGACCCGCCATGTGGTGGTGACACTGAGCCGCCCGGCCGAGGATCCGCTGCTCGATCCGCACCTGCGCTTCGAGGTCGCCACCGCCGCGCTGGTCGGAGACTTCGAAGCCGTGCCGATCAGGACCGCCATGCCGGACGATCCGCTGACGGCCAATCTGCTGGCCCTGGCCGAGGAGCGGTTCCAGCGCCCCTTCCATCCGCGGGACGCCCTGGACATCCACCAGCTCGGCCGGTTCGATCGGCCGAGCATTACCGAACTCGTGGCCACCGTGGCCGAGTACCACCTGGCCCCCGAGCTGACGGAGCTGCTGGAGTTCGCCGGCCGACTGGTCCCGCTGGGCGTGCTCGCCCCGCTCGCCGAGGCACTCGAGACGACGGCCGCCGCGGAGCGGGAACGCCGCGCCACCGCCCCGGCGGCCCCGTCCCCGCCGACCGGAGCCACCGCGGCCCTGGACGACGGCCGCCCCCTGTACGGCATGCAGCTGCGCCGCCACGACGACCACGCCCACTGGCCGCTCGCCCGCGTCCACCGGTTCGGGGCCGACGCGCTGCTCCTGACACCTGTGGGCGACTACCTGCTGGTCACGGGCGAGATCGTGGAGCGCGACCGATACGAGGCCGCACTGCGCGAGCTCGATCGGATCACGGAGGAACCGGCATGA
- a CDS encoding ABC transporter ATP-binding protein: MTAVRTRALARQYGGGRKGAPVHALREVELTVEPGEVYGLLGPNGAGKTTLCRILSTILLPTSGTAEVMGLDVVRDAQRVKRSIGIVFGGERGLYGRLTVRENIRFWAALYGLHGTALRRRSDALLERMGLTERAGDRVDALSRGMKQRLHLARGLVADPPVLILDEPTVGMDPVAAHDFRALIGELRQDRRTVLLTTHDMAEAAAVCDRVSLVDHGRVIATKAPAEIGELVTRYERVEAQGATDEVAVAVRRVPGVVATRAIGPDRLRIETEDTAATRAVLRHLVDAGITDLTTGRPTLEEVYLHLVGDRGMAVRT, encoded by the coding sequence ATGACCGCGGTACGCACCCGCGCCCTGGCCCGACAGTACGGCGGCGGCCGGAAAGGCGCCCCGGTCCACGCGCTGCGTGAGGTGGAGCTGACCGTCGAACCCGGCGAGGTCTACGGCCTGTTGGGACCGAACGGCGCAGGGAAGACGACCCTGTGCCGCATCCTGTCCACCATCCTGCTGCCCACCTCGGGCACCGCCGAGGTGATGGGACTGGACGTGGTCCGGGACGCCCAACGCGTCAAGCGGTCCATCGGCATCGTCTTCGGCGGCGAGCGCGGTCTGTACGGCCGGCTGACGGTGCGGGAGAACATCCGGTTCTGGGCGGCGCTCTACGGCCTGCACGGCACCGCTCTGCGCCGGCGCTCGGACGCGCTCCTGGAACGGATGGGCCTCACCGAGCGGGCCGGTGACCGCGTCGACGCCCTGTCCCGGGGCATGAAACAGCGCCTGCACCTGGCCCGGGGACTCGTCGCCGATCCGCCCGTGCTCATCCTCGACGAGCCCACGGTCGGGATGGACCCGGTCGCCGCACATGACTTCCGCGCCCTGATCGGCGAGCTTCGCCAGGACCGGCGCACCGTGCTGCTGACCACACACGACATGGCCGAGGCCGCGGCGGTCTGCGACCGGGTCTCACTCGTGGACCACGGCCGGGTCATCGCCACCAAGGCGCCCGCGGAGATCGGCGAGCTCGTCACACGCTACGAGCGGGTGGAGGCGCAGGGGGCGACCGACGAGGTCGCCGTCGCCGTCCGCCGCGTACCGGGCGTCGTCGCCACCCGGGCGATCGGCCCGGACCGGCTGCGGATTGAGACCGAGGACACCGCGGCGACCCGCGCGGTGCTGCGGCACCTGGTCGACGCCGGAATCACCGACCTCACCACCGGTCGGCCCACCCTGGAGGAGGTCTACCTTCACCTCGTCGGCGACCGAGGCATGGCGGTGCGCACGTGA
- a CDS encoding ABC transporter permease, producing the protein MRLFVTAVRWQLLLARNSPDTLQVCLTAPLLTIVFLAVSESSGRTDLSAYGVVAPTLMSLWLLSLYTAGELIAEERALGTLEGMVATPAPLGVVVLGRLSAITAVGLVAFAESWLTAGLVFGRWLALPHPAAALACLLATGASTAATASVLSPLFVLMPSARTVQNTLSYPFYLLSGVLVPVSHFPGWLRPMARIIFLSWSSDLLRDSLAPTPLPSVLPRLTAILLLGAAGGLLGLALLRRVLTAVRRHGTLSQV; encoded by the coding sequence GTGAGGCTCTTCGTCACGGCCGTGCGCTGGCAGCTCCTGCTGGCCAGGAACTCACCCGACACACTCCAGGTCTGTCTGACGGCGCCGCTCCTCACCATCGTCTTCCTCGCCGTCAGCGAGAGCTCCGGACGCACGGACCTGTCCGCCTACGGGGTCGTGGCCCCCACCCTGATGTCCCTCTGGCTCCTCTCGCTGTACACCGCGGGCGAACTGATCGCCGAGGAGCGGGCACTCGGCACGCTGGAGGGCATGGTGGCCACCCCGGCCCCGCTCGGAGTCGTGGTGCTCGGCCGGCTGAGCGCGATCACCGCGGTGGGACTGGTGGCCTTCGCCGAGTCCTGGCTCACGGCCGGGCTGGTCTTCGGTCGCTGGCTGGCCCTGCCGCATCCGGCCGCCGCACTGGCCTGCCTGCTGGCCACCGGGGCGAGCACGGCCGCCACCGCGTCCGTGCTGTCGCCCCTGTTCGTCCTGATGCCGTCCGCCCGGACCGTGCAGAACACACTCAGCTACCCGTTCTACCTGCTCAGCGGCGTCCTCGTGCCGGTCTCCCACTTCCCCGGCTGGCTGCGGCCCATGGCCAGGATCATCTTCCTGTCCTGGTCCTCGGACCTGCTGCGGGACAGCCTGGCGCCGACACCGCTCCCGTCCGTCCTGCCGCGACTCACCGCGATCCTCCTCCTCGGCGCGGCCGGCGGCCTGCTCGGCCTGGCACTGCTCCGCCGGGTTCTCACCGCGGTGCGCCGCCACGGCACCCTCTCCCAGGTATGA
- a CDS encoding ABC transporter permease, whose amino-acid sequence MSVQQLRIIGYSAANAYADLRAIYTWKTWTVGWLGRMLAQVTFFSMLGRLVGGSNGTTYLVVGNALMTCVIESLSVVASSSWERAAGTLGLLAASGTRLTWVFVGRSLQWPVSGTGTSLVALFALGPVFGLRWQPGQILPAVALVLLTALTTYFVGLLLAALVLNTSRVRNVVSNVAYLVMMAVCGVQAPVGYWPRWVRWFADTLPLTHLLAALRALVDGRGLAVVTAHAGIGLGVGLLWLAGAHWAFTALLVRGRRAGTIEFSS is encoded by the coding sequence ATGTCCGTCCAGCAACTGCGGATCATCGGCTACAGCGCGGCCAACGCCTACGCCGACCTGCGGGCCATCTACACCTGGAAGACCTGGACGGTCGGCTGGCTGGGCCGGATGCTGGCCCAGGTGACGTTCTTCAGCATGCTGGGCCGCCTGGTCGGCGGCTCGAACGGCACCACCTACCTGGTGGTCGGCAACGCGCTGATGACCTGTGTCATCGAGTCCCTTTCGGTCGTGGCCTCCTCCAGCTGGGAGCGGGCCGCGGGCACGCTGGGGCTGCTCGCCGCCTCGGGCACACGGCTCACCTGGGTCTTCGTCGGCCGGAGCCTGCAGTGGCCGGTCAGCGGCACCGGAACCTCGCTGGTCGCGCTCTTCGCGCTGGGCCCGGTGTTCGGCCTGCGGTGGCAACCGGGGCAGATCCTGCCTGCCGTCGCCCTGGTCCTGCTGACGGCGCTCACCACGTACTTCGTCGGCCTGTTGCTGGCCGCGCTGGTACTCAACACCAGTCGGGTGCGCAACGTCGTGTCCAACGTCGCGTACCTGGTCATGATGGCTGTGTGCGGGGTTCAGGCGCCGGTCGGCTACTGGCCGCGCTGGGTACGGTGGTTCGCCGACACGCTGCCGCTCACCCACCTGCTCGCCGCGCTGCGCGCCCTGGTCGACGGGCGGGGCCTGGCGGTCGTGACCGCGCATGCGGGCATCGGCCTCGGTGTCGGCCTGCTCTGGCTGGCCGGCGCGCACTGGGCGTTCACCGCGCTGCTGGTACGGGGCCGACGGGCGGGGACGATCGAGTTCTCATCTTGA
- a CDS encoding MBL fold metallo-hydrolase — protein MTALGDLIEIDDQTVLVLGQELHVEHDQPDVANALLHRVGDTLVIVDTGATEAFRVALREAADRLGYWSRALVLTTHGHPDHVGNNDLADELGVPVEHYVPALDLDQMRNPALYWVRSFDRIAGLAPLPAPPALAGNKVVSLFQPLRPFGATTRTYEERADPNPLERIRIGSLRFTGWTFADGAVRVLRSQGHCAGHVIMHLSDCGVLHLSDEGNGPCGAMVDADQLKIQTALGAVSLLFEEGDAAFLTDGHTFTVRRGAEVVSHQDGLLEQATALQAAALRLTRESRQVRPSAFTSRYAETIPDLGCGGANPNAMFTAMMAVNQLRELGLQPESASADAPWSRPTLRNPDPTEPGPGVPTRATDGPSSTHAGSDPFD, from the coding sequence ATGACCGCGCTCGGTGACCTCATCGAGATCGACGACCAGACCGTGCTGGTCCTCGGGCAGGAACTGCATGTCGAACACGACCAGCCGGACGTCGCCAACGCCCTCCTGCACCGGGTCGGTGACACCCTGGTGATTGTCGACACCGGCGCCACGGAGGCCTTCCGTGTGGCACTGCGGGAGGCGGCCGACCGGCTCGGGTACTGGTCCCGGGCACTGGTGCTGACCACGCACGGCCATCCAGACCACGTCGGCAACAACGACCTGGCCGACGAGCTGGGTGTACCGGTCGAGCACTACGTCCCCGCCCTTGACCTCGACCAGATGCGGAACCCGGCGCTGTACTGGGTGCGGTCCTTCGACCGCATCGCGGGGCTGGCGCCGCTTCCCGCGCCGCCCGCTCTGGCCGGGAACAAGGTGGTGTCGCTCTTCCAGCCCTTGCGGCCCTTCGGCGCGACGACCCGCACCTACGAGGAGCGAGCCGATCCGAATCCGCTGGAGCGGATTCGGATCGGCTCGCTCCGGTTCACCGGCTGGACCTTCGCCGACGGCGCGGTCCGCGTGCTGCGCAGCCAGGGCCACTGCGCCGGGCATGTGATCATGCACCTGAGCGACTGCGGCGTCCTTCACCTGTCCGACGAGGGCAACGGACCCTGCGGTGCGATGGTCGATGCCGACCAGCTCAAGATCCAGACCGCGCTCGGCGCCGTCTCCCTGCTCTTCGAAGAGGGAGACGCAGCATTCCTCACCGACGGACACACCTTCACCGTGCGCCGCGGCGCTGAGGTGGTGTCCCACCAGGACGGGCTACTGGAACAGGCCACCGCCCTGCAGGCGGCGGCACTCAGGCTGACCAGGGAGAGCAGGCAGGTCCGGCCGAGCGCCTTCACCAGCCGCTACGCGGAAACCATCCCCGATCTGGGATGCGGGGGCGCCAACCCGAATGCGATGTTCACCGCCATGATGGCGGTCAACCAGCTCCGCGAGCTCGGGCTACAGCCGGAATCCGCAAGCGCCGACGCGCCCTGGTCCCGGCCCACCCTGCGAAACCCCGACCCCACGGAACCTGGCCCAGGAGTACCAACGCGAGCCACAGACGGCCCGAGCTCGACGCACGCCGGATCTGACCCCTTCGACTGA
- a CDS encoding ribbon-helix-helix protein: protein MSKPTSIKTSEEVRDRLRILAAERGTTITELLEELAARELTEAEREQRAAEAARELGIEYTEQVQRAGQDAWAKIRAHQGGAAA from the coding sequence ATGAGCAAGCCGACGAGCATCAAGACGAGCGAGGAAGTGCGTGATCGGCTGCGCATCCTCGCTGCCGAGCGCGGCACCACCATCACAGAGCTACTGGAAGAGCTCGCCGCCCGCGAACTCACAGAAGCCGAGCGGGAGCAGCGGGCTGCTGAGGCCGCCCGCGAACTCGGCATCGAGTACACCGAGCAGGTCCAGCGGGCCGGCCAGGACGCCTGGGCGAAGATCCGCGCCCATCAGGGCGGCGCCGCCGCATGA
- a CDS encoding PIN domain-containing protein, whose protein sequence is MNLTAVLDHTALAALYRADPFFTGLYVEASRGTGRVIIPSLSTLAAERQIAGAGKHAASLRFAEYVPFTAAHAVDAMDWRNVDWPVAHAAAIAWQAVKAGEPLTVLSLEPELYTGTGITPLNPT, encoded by the coding sequence ATGAACCTGACGGCCGTCCTGGACCATACAGCTCTGGCCGCCTTGTACCGTGCGGATCCCTTTTTCACCGGCCTCTACGTCGAGGCCTCGCGCGGCACCGGCCGGGTCATCATCCCATCGCTGTCCACGCTGGCTGCCGAGCGGCAGATCGCTGGCGCAGGCAAGCACGCGGCGTCCCTGCGGTTCGCGGAATACGTGCCGTTCACCGCAGCCCACGCAGTGGACGCCATGGACTGGAGAAACGTGGACTGGCCGGTTGCTCACGCGGCGGCGATCGCCTGGCAGGCGGTGAAGGCGGGGGAACCACTCACGGTGCTGTCGCTGGAGCCCGAGCTGTATACGGGCACCGGCATCACTCCGCTGAACCCCACCTGA
- a CDS encoding transposase, with protein MSLRSRSGEQVPLLTAQIARANNPGGTAAMWVRDRLDGLWRDEDFVDWYPRDGRPGLSPAQLATVCVLQFVLGLSDRQAAEAVRCRIDFKYAMAMELDDPGFHHSVLADFRGRLTEGKRADRLLDLALARLKEAGLVRERTTAGAHHTAHRLHPCPSRGPRPDPAGDGDRGGSCRAGGSGRHRPAPAGRTG; from the coding sequence TTGTCGCTCCGTTCTCGTTCCGGTGAGCAAGTCCCGCTTCTGACCGCGCAGATCGCGCGGGCGAACAACCCGGGTGGTACGGCGGCGATGTGGGTGAGAGACCGCCTGGACGGGCTGTGGCGTGACGAGGACTTCGTCGACTGGTATCCGCGGGACGGGCGTCCGGGTCTCTCGCCTGCCCAGCTGGCCACCGTCTGTGTGCTGCAGTTCGTGCTCGGTCTGTCGGACCGGCAGGCCGCCGAGGCGGTGCGCTGCCGCATCGACTTCAAGTACGCGATGGCCATGGAGCTGGACGATCCTGGCTTCCATCACAGTGTGCTGGCCGACTTCCGCGGCCGTCTCACCGAGGGCAAGCGCGCCGACCGCCTCCTCGATCTCGCACTGGCCCGCCTCAAGGAGGCCGGTCTGGTGCGGGAGCGCACCACTGCGGGAGCGCACCACACAGCGCACCGACTCCACCCATGTCCTAGCCGCGGTCCGCGACCTGACCCGGCTGGAGACGGTGACCGAGGCGGTTCGTGCCGCGCTGGAGGAAGTGGCCGGCACCGCCCCGCACCTGCTGGACGAACTGGTTGA
- a CDS encoding DUF397 domain-containing protein, translating into MGPSWSWRKSSYSDMQGDQCVEVAWTGRDVLVHDTKDASRRRLAFGARSWGLFLSAAPDGRAHGTAGG; encoded by the coding sequence ATGGGTCCTTCGTGGTCGTGGCGGAAGTCTTCCTACAGCGACATGCAAGGCGATCAGTGTGTCGAGGTGGCATGGACCGGGCGTGATGTCCTGGTCCACGATACGAAGGACGCGTCCAGGAGACGACTGGCATTTGGGGCCCGGTCGTGGGGACTCTTCCTGTCGGCCGCGCCTGACGGACGGGCACACGGTACTGCCGGCGGGTGA